The genome window CCCGACGCCTGCGTGCGGCTGCGCCGGATCGCGGCCCTGCCGCGGACCCCGAACGGCAAGACCGACTACGCGGCGCTGGACCGGGAGCAGCGGGGTGAGCCGCGATGACGGTGCTCTCCCTCGGCGACCGCCTGCGGCAGCTGGCCGGTGAGCTCGGCGACCGCCCGGCGCTGATCGCCGTGGACCGGTCGGGACGCCAGGAGGTGCTCGGCTGGCGCGGGCTGGCCCGGCTGATGGAGCGGGAGGCACGCGCCGCCGCCCGGCGCGGCGGGGCGGTCACGGCCGTCCCGGTGCGGGGCGACCTGGACGGGGTGGCCCGGCTGGTCGGCGCCTTCGACGCGGGTGCCCCGGTGCTGCTGCTGGACGCGGCCGCGCCGGAGGCGGAGCGCGAGCGGCTGACCGCCGAGGCCCACCGGCTGACCGCCGGGGCCGCGCCCGCCGGCTACCTGATGCCGACCGGCGGCTCCACCGGCCTGCCCAAGCTGGTGCTGCGCCCCCGGCTCCCGGAGTACGACCCGCGCCGCAACCCCTCGGCGCTGTTCCGGGCGACCGGCTGGCACCCGGGGCAGACCCAGCTGCTCGCCGGGCCGCCGCACCACACCGCGCCGCTGGCCCACCTGCTGGAGGCCCTGCTGACCGGCACCACCGTGGTGCTGCCGGCCGCGTTCCGGCCGGACCAGGTGTTCGACCTGATCGAGCAGCACGGCGTCGGCTGGACCCAGCTGACGCCCACTCACCTGCGGATCCTGGAGCCGCTGCTGGACACCCGGGCCGGGGCGCTGCGCTCGCTGCGCGGCGTGCTGCACACGGCCGCGCCCTGCCCGCCGGCCACCAAGCGCCGGTGGATCGAGGCGCTGGGCGGCGACCGGGTGCACGAGACCTACGGGAGCACCGAGGGCACCGGCGTCACGCTGTGCACCGGCACCGAGTGGCTGGCCCGCCCGGGGACGGTCGGGCGCGGGTTCCTGACCCAGGTGCGGATCCTCGACGAGGCCGGCGCGCAGCTGCCGCCGGGCCGGCCGGGGACGGTGTTCATGCGGACCGTCGGCGGCGGCCCGGCTTTCCGGACGGTGGGCGACCGCGGCCACCTCGACGAGGACGGCTACCTGTTCCTGGCCGGCCGCACCGACGACCTGGTGATCATCGGCGGCGAGAACGTCGACCCGCACGAGGTGACGGCGGCGCTGCTCGACCACCCCGAGGTGGCCGACGCCGCGGTCTTCGGCGTCCGCGACGACACCTTCGGCGTCTACCTGCGGGCCCTCGCGGTGCCGGCGGCGGGCGCGGAGCTGGACGCCGGCCGGCTGCGCGAGCACCTGGCCGCCCGGGTGGCCCCGCACAAGCTGCCGGCGGTGATCCGGCTGGTCCCGGAGCTGCCGCGGTCGGCCGCGGGGAAGTTGGCGGCCGAGGTCCGCCGCCTGCGGGCCTGACGGCGCCGGGACGCAACGAACGGCACGACGAGAGGTGGAACGCATGCACGACCCGGCCATGGCCGGCCCCGCCATCGCCATCGAGGCGCTGGCCCGCACCTTCCGCGGCCCGCAGGGGCGGGTCAAGCACGCGGTGGACGGGCTGTCGCTGACCGTGGAGCGCGGCGAGATGGTCGGGCTGCTCGGGCCCAACGGGGCCGGGAAGACCAGCACCGTCAAGATCCTGATGACGGTGCTGCTGCCGACCGCCGGCCGGGCCGCGGTGCTGGGCCACGACGTGGTCCGGGACGCGCAGACGGTGCGGCGGCTGACCGGCGTCATCCTGGGCGGCGACGCCGGGCTGTACGCCCGGCTGTCGGCCCGGGACAACCTGCTGCTCTTCGCCGACCTCTACGGCATCCCGTACCGCGAGCAGAAGCGCCGGGTGCCCGAACTGCTGGACCGGGTGGGCCTGCTGGGCGAGGAGCACAAGCGGGTGGAGACCTACTCGCGCGGCATGAAGCAACGCCTGCACATCGCCCGCGGCCTGCTGCACGACCCGAAGGTGGTGATCCTGGACGAGCCGAGCAACGGCATCGACCCGGTCGGCGCCCGGGAGTTGCGGGCCCTGGTCCGCGAGCAGGTGCGCCGGCAGGACCGCACGGTGCTGCTCACCACGCACTACATGTTCGAGGCCGACGAGCTGTGCGACCGGGTCGCGGTGCTGCGGGCCGGGCGCAAGATCGCCGAGGGCACCCCGGCGGCGCTGAAGAAGGAGACCGACGGCCAGGTGGTGCTGAACGTGCAGGTCGACGGCGTGACCGAGGAGCACGTGGCGCGGCTGCGGGCGCTGCCCGGCATCCGCTCGGTGAACCTGACCGAGCACGACTCCCGGCAGTCGCTCGACGTGCACAGCGGGCAGGAGCGCGACGTCACCGCCGACGTGCTGGCCGAGCTGCGCGAGTTGACGGTGCGTCAGGTGCTCAAGCGGGAGCCCACCCTGGAGGACGCCTACGTCGCGCTGATCTCCGGGGACCGGGCATGACGGCGCCGGCGGTCCCGCGAGGCGGCCCGCGCACCGCGGCCGGCTTCCTCTTCCGGTCCTGGCGCCTGGAGTTGTGGCAGCTCTCGCGCTCCCCGCTCTACCTGTTCCAGTGCGTGCTGCTGCCGCTGATCTTCGCCTCGCTGGCCTTCTACATGTTCCGCGGCTCGCCGCGGCACACCGCGCCGGTCGACGTGGCGCTGAGCGCCGCCCTGATGGGCATGTGGTCCTCGACGCTGCTCGGCTCCGGCAACGCGATCAACCGCCTGCGCTGGACCCAGCTGCTGGAGCCGCTGGTCGCCAGCCCCCGGTCGACCTTCCTGTTCACCCTGCCGTTCGCCCTCGCCACGGCCTCGCTCGGCGTCTACGGGCTGGCGTCGACCCTGCTGTGGAGCGCGCTGCTGTTCGACATGCCGCTGCACGTGGCCGACCCGCCCGCGTTCGCCGTGGCGGTGGCCGTCACCGTGGCGGCCGTCGGGCTGCTCGGGCTGCTGATGGCCTCCGCGTTCATCCTCTACCCGACCGCGCAGTCGCTGGCGAACTTCTTCGAGTACCCGGTCTGGATGCTCAGCGGCATGTTGGTGCCGGTCTCCGCCCTGCCCGGGCCGGTCCGCTGGGTCTCCTACCTGCTCGCCCCGACCTGGGGGGTCAAGGCGCTGGAGGGGGCGGCGGACGGCGGCCCGGGCGCCTGGGCGGCCGTGGGCACCTGCGCGCTGCTCTCGGCGGGCTACGTCGCCGTCACCCTGCTCCTACAGAAGAGGTTCGAATGGCTGGCCCGATCCAGCGGCACGCTGGCGCTGCAGTGACGGCGAGACTGTTCTTCGTCGCGGGCTGGCGGTCGCACCGGGCGCTGTTCCACTGGCTGCGCCCCTCCGCCTTCATCCCCACCGTGCTGGGCATCCCGGTCGTGCAGCTGGTCTGGTTCGTCCACCTCGGCCGCTACCTGGGCACCCACCCCACCGAGTACTACGTGCTGGGCAACGCGCTGAACGCCTGCGCGCTGGCCGGCCTGTTCGCGCCGGCCATGTCGATCCAGGGCGAGCGGTTCAGCGGCACGCTCAGCGCCGTGCTGGCCACGCCCGCCAACCGGGCGGTGATGTTCGGCGGCCGGATCGTGCCGGCCGCGGTGATGGGCGCCCTCACCTCCGCGGTGATGCTGCTGCTCGGCACCGCCCTCGGCTGGCTGCACGTCCCGCTCGGCGCGCTGCCCCGGCTGGCCGTCGCCGTGCTGGTCACGGCGCTGTCGTGCAGCGCCTGCGGCATGCTCATCGGGGCGATCGGGCTGCGCACCCGGGAGGCGACCTTCCTCGCGAACCTGGTGCTCTACCTGCTGTTGCTGCTCAGCGGGGTGAACATCCCGCTCGCCGCGCTGCCCGGCTGGCTCGCCGCGATCGGCGCGCTGCTGCCGACCTCCCAGGGCATCGAGGCGGCCCGCCGCGCCCTGGCCGGCGGCGGCGGGATGGCCGGCCCGCTCGGCTGGGAGCTGCTGAAGGCCGGCGTGCTGCTGCTGGCGGCCCTGCTGGTGCTGCGCGCGCTGGAACGGGCCGGCCGCGCCCACGCGGCACTTGACGATGCGTGAGGGGACCACCGGACGATGACGGACGACGACACCAGCACCGACGACACCACCGGCCTGTTGGCCTACGGGCAGCTCTCGGTCTGGCGGGTGCTGGCGAACTGGCCGGTCGAGCGCTGGCCGGAGACCTACCTCAGCGCGGTCGTGCCGGTCCCGGCCGACTGCCCGCTGGACCGCGTGGTGCGGGCCTTCGGCACGCTGTGCGACCGGCACGAGTCGCTGCGCACGCTCTTCACCGACGGGCCGCAGGGGCCGCGCCAGCGGGTGCTCCCGGCCGGCGCCCGCCCGCCCGGGGTGGCGGTGGTCGAGTGCCCGGGCGCCGACGCCGAGCTGGCCGAGGCGCGGGGGCGCCTGCTGGCGGGCGAACCGTTCGACCGGGAGCGGGAGTTCTCGCACCGCTTCGCGGTGGTGACCGAGGCCGGGCGGCCGGCGCACGCCGTCCTGGTGCTGGACCACCTGCTGGCCGACGGCTTCGCCCTGGACCGGCTGCGCAGCGAGCTGGCCGCGCTGTTGGGCGCCGACGTGCCGGACGGGCACCGGTGGCTCGCCGAGACTCCGGCGCAGCCCCGCCAACTCGCCGCCGCCCAGCGCTCGGAGGAGAACCGGCGGCGGCGCGAGGCGGTCGTCCGGCACTGGCGCCGGCTGCTCGACACGCTGCCCGCCGAGCTGTTCCCGGTGCCGGACGACGCCGGGCACCGGCCGGGCCGGATCGAGGCGGTGCTGCGCTCGCCCGGCGCCCGGTCGTCGCTGGCCCGGGCCGGCGAGCGCCTCGGGATCCTGCCGCAGGGGGTCATGCTGGCCGTCAACTCCGTGGCCACCGCGGCGGTGACGGGCAGCACCCG of Kitasatospora viridis contains these proteins:
- a CDS encoding ABC transporter permease, giving the protein MTARLFFVAGWRSHRALFHWLRPSAFIPTVLGIPVVQLVWFVHLGRYLGTHPTEYYVLGNALNACALAGLFAPAMSIQGERFSGTLSAVLATPANRAVMFGGRIVPAAVMGALTSAVMLLLGTALGWLHVPLGALPRLAVAVLVTALSCSACGMLIGAIGLRTREATFLANLVLYLLLLLSGVNIPLAALPGWLAAIGALLPTSQGIEAARRALAGGGGMAGPLGWELLKAGVLLLAALLVLRALERAGRAHAALDDA
- a CDS encoding ABC transporter permease, with translation MTAPAVPRGGPRTAAGFLFRSWRLELWQLSRSPLYLFQCVLLPLIFASLAFYMFRGSPRHTAPVDVALSAALMGMWSSTLLGSGNAINRLRWTQLLEPLVASPRSTFLFTLPFALATASLGVYGLASTLLWSALLFDMPLHVADPPAFAVAVAVTVAAVGLLGLLMASAFILYPTAQSLANFFEYPVWMLSGMLVPVSALPGPVRWVSYLLAPTWGVKALEGAADGGPGAWAAVGTCALLSAGYVAVTLLLQKRFEWLARSSGTLALQ
- a CDS encoding condensation domain-containing protein translates to MTDDDTSTDDTTGLLAYGQLSVWRVLANWPVERWPETYLSAVVPVPADCPLDRVVRAFGTLCDRHESLRTLFTDGPQGPRQRVLPAGARPPGVAVVECPGADAELAEARGRLLAGEPFDREREFSHRFAVVTEAGRPAHAVLVLDHLLADGFALDRLRSELAALLGADVPDGHRWLAETPAQPRQLAAAQRSEENRRRREAVVRHWRRLLDTLPAELFPVPDDAGHRPGRIEAVLRSPGARSSLARAGERLGILPQGVMLAVNSVATAAVTGSTRVVHTLQSSNRFSAPWRTAVTSMNQFAVLPLDLDRTPDSFAEYARYVQGSSLRAYQLASYDIDVVNALVREERGITLGFDHFFNFMATDVTAAPPPDPGAAPAAPRVETTRPNRQIGPRFDVKVWGGPDMPVVVRADPRLIDQPRLNALLGWFDEELGRLATDGATGVTAALHRCTAAIGG
- a CDS encoding ABC transporter ATP-binding protein, translating into MHDPAMAGPAIAIEALARTFRGPQGRVKHAVDGLSLTVERGEMVGLLGPNGAGKTSTVKILMTVLLPTAGRAAVLGHDVVRDAQTVRRLTGVILGGDAGLYARLSARDNLLLFADLYGIPYREQKRRVPELLDRVGLLGEEHKRVETYSRGMKQRLHIARGLLHDPKVVILDEPSNGIDPVGARELRALVREQVRRQDRTVLLTTHYMFEADELCDRVAVLRAGRKIAEGTPAALKKETDGQVVLNVQVDGVTEEHVARLRALPGIRSVNLTEHDSRQSLDVHSGQERDVTADVLAELRELTVRQVLKREPTLEDAYVALISGDRA
- a CDS encoding AMP-binding protein, coding for MTVLSLGDRLRQLAGELGDRPALIAVDRSGRQEVLGWRGLARLMEREARAAARRGGAVTAVPVRGDLDGVARLVGAFDAGAPVLLLDAAAPEAERERLTAEAHRLTAGAAPAGYLMPTGGSTGLPKLVLRPRLPEYDPRRNPSALFRATGWHPGQTQLLAGPPHHTAPLAHLLEALLTGTTVVLPAAFRPDQVFDLIEQHGVGWTQLTPTHLRILEPLLDTRAGALRSLRGVLHTAAPCPPATKRRWIEALGGDRVHETYGSTEGTGVTLCTGTEWLARPGTVGRGFLTQVRILDEAGAQLPPGRPGTVFMRTVGGGPAFRTVGDRGHLDEDGYLFLAGRTDDLVIIGGENVDPHEVTAALLDHPEVADAAVFGVRDDTFGVYLRALAVPAAGAELDAGRLREHLAARVAPHKLPAVIRLVPELPRSAAGKLAAEVRRLRA